Proteins encoded in a region of the Deltaproteobacteria bacterium genome:
- a CDS encoding addiction module toxin, HicA family, whose translation MKVRDVIRLIEADGCGLVLTEGSHRQFKHPRKAGRITVSGHPGDDMPKGTLASVLRQAGLKRGRS comes from the coding sequence GTGAAGGTCCGCGATGTCATCCGCCTCATCGAGGCAGACGGGTGCGGGTTGGTCCTGACCGAGGGAAGCCACCGGCAGTTCAAACACCCGAGAAAAGCGGGGCGCATCACCGTAAGCGGTCACCCCGGGGACGACATGCCGAAAGGGACACTCGCGTCTGTTCTCCGTCAAGCAGGTCTGAAGAGAGGGAGATCATGA
- a CDS encoding type II toxin-antitoxin system HicB family antitoxin, giving the protein MRKVQYLVRINKDPDSDWGASVPDLPGCVATGKTIDAALRRIGGAIELHLRGMREDGLRPPPPRQRSVRPRRTARQVDFYATVEVAA; this is encoded by the coding sequence ATGAGGAAGGTCCAGTACCTGGTGCGTATCAACAAGGATCCGGACAGCGACTGGGGGGCGTCGGTACCCGACCTGCCCGGTTGTGTGGCGACCGGAAAAACTATCGACGCGGCGCTACGCCGGATCGGAGGCGCTATCGAGCTTCATTTGCGGGGAATGCGTGAAGACGGTCTCCGACCACCGCCACCTCGTCAACGCTCTGTGCGTCCGCGGCGTACGGCGCGACAGGTCGACTTCTACGCCACAGTGGAGGTTGCGGCCTAA
- a CDS encoding HNH endonuclease: MIGDAELELPPTAEALATRLLELRNERRRRQKEGKPPKKNLGPPERKAVLEKTGGRCHICGGVISSAWQADHVLARAGGGHGRTSNLLPAHALCNNYRWNYLPEEFQWVLKIGVWVRLKMEQPKSQLGRKILRTFFKQEVKRESRRRRKLPRDAVSNVPLQPTGSAGG, translated from the coding sequence ATGATCGGGGACGCCGAACTTGAGCTCCCACCTACCGCCGAGGCCCTAGCGACGCGTCTCCTCGAACTTAGGAACGAGCGACGTCGACGACAGAAGGAGGGGAAGCCCCCGAAGAAGAATCTTGGACCGCCTGAACGGAAGGCCGTCCTTGAGAAGACGGGTGGCCGTTGTCACATCTGTGGCGGCGTGATCAGCAGCGCGTGGCAGGCGGATCATGTTTTGGCGCGCGCCGGGGGAGGCCACGGCCGCACCAGCAATCTCCTTCCAGCGCACGCTCTGTGCAACAACTACAGGTGGAACTACCTGCCCGAAGAGTTCCAATGGGTGCTCAAGATCGGCGTGTGGGTTCGCCTAAAGATGGAACAGCCGAAGAGCCAGCTCGGCCGAAAGATCCTCCGAACCTTCTTCAAGCAGGAAGTGAAGCGGGAGTCGCGGCGGCGGCGGAAACTACCCAGGGACGCGGTGTCTAACGTGCCGCTTCAGCCGACCGGCTCCGCTGGCGGCTGA